The Anastrepha ludens isolate Willacy chromosome 2, idAnaLude1.1, whole genome shotgun sequence genome contains a region encoding:
- the LOC128858001 gene encoding uncharacterized protein LOC128858001 has translation MHSFLQYALTVALLCLCSSSVMAQNNTQISCQNATSLTSLNSSFVGEWYEASRSPASNSSCVGLNIFTNTSGLYLNLTASASNTLLYENSTISYSLANSTVVPSNETSPAGGYVFAPTANVNVTIKVLMTDNSNYALVCGYYNNTGSTFGAILTRQRPVSNATLTSYVTMGNASYADFANMTAVVQNSTCYLASSAASHVSMLSLIVATIYAMLKLIN, from the exons ATGCATTCGTTTTTACAATACGCACTAACTGTGGCATTACTCTGCCTTTGCAGCAGTAGCGTTATGGCGCAAAATAATACACAAATCTCGTGTCAAAATGCGACCAGCTTAACTAGCCTTAACAGCTCA TTTGTTGGCGAATGGTACGAGGCGAGCCGCAGTCCAGCAAGCAATTCGAGTTGTGTCGGTCTCAACATCTTTACAAATACCTCCGGCTTATACCTCAATCTAACCGCATCGGCTAGTAATACATTGCTTTACGAAAATTCCACCATTAGCTACAGTTTGGCAAATTCAACAGTAGTCCCATCGAATGAAACTTCACCAGCTGGCGGTTATGTCTTTGCACCCACCGCCAATGTGAATGTTACAATAAAAGTCTTGATGACCGACAATTCCAATTATGCGCTCGTTTGCGGCTACTACAATAACACAGGTAGTACATTTGGTGCCATCCTTACACGCCAACGTCCAGTTTCGAATGCGACTCTAACGTCCTACGTCACTATGGGCAATGCCTCCTATGCAGACTTCGCTAATATGACTGCCGTTGTGCAGAACAGCAC tTGCTATCTAGCAAGCTCAGCTGCCTCACATGTTTCGATGCTGTCTTTGATTGTTGCAACTATTTATGCTATGCTCAAACTTATTaattaa